CGCGGCCGGCGGTGGCGGCTCGGGTGATGGACCTCCAGGACCCCGGTTCGAAGATGGGGAAGTCGCACGAGAACGGGGCCGGGATCGTCTATCTCCTCGACGACGCGGACACCGTGCGGCGGAAGGTCATGCGGGCCGTGACGGACAGCGGGCGGGAGGTCGTCTACGACCGGGACGTCAAGCCGGGTCTCGCAAATCTGCTCGATCTGATGGCGGCGGCGACGGGTGGGAACCCGGAGGAGCTGGCCGGTGTATACGAGTCGTACGGAGCATTGAAGAAGGACACGGCGGACGCGGTCGTCGAGCTGCTGCGGCCGGTGCGGGAGCGGCATGCCGAGCTCGCGGCGGATCCGGGGTACGTGGACCGGGTGCTGCGGGACGGGGCCGAGCGGGCCCGGGGGATGGCGCGGCCGCTGGTCGACCGGGCCTACCGGGCGATCGGACTGTTGCCGGCCGTGTGACGGAAGGCGCCGCGGTAGTCGCGCGGGCTGGTGGCGAGGTGCGAGGCGAAGTGCTGGCGCATCGTGACCTCGCTGCCGAAGCCCGCGCGGCGGGCCACTTCGGGGAGGGGATGGTCGGTGAGTTCGAGGAGTTTCTGGGCGGCGGCGACGCGCTGGGCGATGAGCCAGTGGAGCGGGGTCGTGCCCGTGGTGGCCTGGAAGTGGCGGGCGAAGGAGCGGGGGGACATGCCGGCGTGGGCCGCGAGGCTCGCGACGGTGTGGGGCTGGTCGAGATGGGCGAGCGCGTGGGCGCGGACGGCGGCGAGCGCGTCCTCGTCGCGGTCGGCCCGTGGGGTGGGGCGCTCGATGAACTGGGCCTGGGTGCCGGTGCGGAAGGGGGCGGTGACCATCGAGCGGGCGACGGTGGCGGCGACCTCGGCGCCGTGGGCCGTACGGACGAGGTGGAGACAGAGGTCGATGCCGGCCGCGGTGCCGGCCGAGGTCCAGATGCCGGTGTCCTCGATGTAGAGCGCCTCCGGTTCGACGCGGATCCGGGGGTGGCGGGCGGCCAGGGTGTCGGCGAGGCGCCAGTGGGTGACCGCGCGGCGGCCGTCGAGCAGGCCGGCGCGGGCGAGGACGAAGGCGCCGGCGCAGAGGGAGGCGACGGGGACGCCGTGGTCGTGGGCGCTGCGGAGGGCGTCGAGGACGGGAGCGGGGACGTCGGCGTCGGGGTCCTCGATGCCGGGGACGAGGACGAGGTCGGTGGGGGTGAGGGTGTCGAGCCAGTCGAGGGGACGGTCGGGGGTGAGGCTCAGGCCGCCGCGGATCGGGATGGGGGTAGTCGGGTCGGCGGCGGTGCGGCGGAGGTCGAAGGCGGGGACGCCGCGGGTGGTGCGGTCGGTGCCCCAGACCTCGGTGACGACGGAGACGTCGAAGGCGCGGATGCCGGGGAAGGAGAGGAGAGCGATGCGCTGGGGGGCCGCCATGGTTGGCAGTAAACCATCGATCGTCGGCTTCCGCGCCTCTGGGAGGTGTGCCGGGGCGGCGGGAGGATCGTGGTCATGGAGATCGAGGAGAACGCAGCGCTGATCGTCATCGACGTCCAAAAGGGCTTCGAGTACGAGTTCTGGGGTCGTCGGGACAACCCGGAGGCGGAGAAGAACATGGCCGCCCTGATCGACCGGTGGCAGGAGACGGGTCGGCCGGTGGTCTTCGTGCGGCACGACTCGCCGCGGGAGGGTTCGCCGCTCATGCCGGGCACGGAAGGGAACGCGTTCAAGGACTTCGTCGAGGAGCGGCGGGGCCGGGGCGCGGGGCCCGAGGTGCTGGTGACGAAGACGGTGAACTCCGCCTTCTACGGGGAGCCGGACCTGGACGCGTGGCTGAGGGGGGCGGGGATCGGGCAGGTCGTGATCGTCGGGATCCAGACGAACATGTGCAACGAGACGACGGCCCGGATGGGCGGGAACCTCGGGTACGACGTGGTGTTCCCGCTGGACGCGATGCACACCTTCGACCTGGCGGGGCCGTTCGGCTGGACGCGGACGGCGGAGGAGCTGACCCGGGCGACGGCGGTGTCGCTGCACGGCGGGAAGTTCGCCCGGGTCGTGACGACGGAGGACGTCCTGAAGGGGACGGCCGCGTAGGGGTCAGCCGTTGCCGGAGGCGAGCTCGCGGCTGCGGTCGCGGGCGGCTTCCAGGGCGGCGATCAGGGCGGCGCGGACGCCGTGGTTCTCCAGTTCGCGGATGGCGCTGATGGTGGTGCCGGCGGGGGAGGTGACGGCTTCGCGGAGCTTCACGGGGTGTTCCCCGCTGTCGCGGAGCATGACGGCGGCGCCGATGGCGGCCTGGACGATCAGGTCGTGGGCCTGGGCGCGGGGCAGGCCGAGGAGGATGCCGGCGTCGGTCATGGCCTCGACGAGGAAGTAGAAGTAGGCCGGGCCGGAGCCGGAGAGGGCGGTGGCGGCGTCCTGCTGGGACTCGGGGACGCGGAGGGTCTTGCCGACGCCGCCGAAGATCTCCTCGGTGTGGGCGAGGTGCTCGGGGGTGGCGTGGCTGCCGCCGGAGATCACGGACATGCCCTCGTCGACGAGGACGGGGGTGTTGGGCATGACGCGGACGACGGGGGTGCCGGGGCTGAGGCGTTCCTCGATGAAGGAGGTGGGGATGCCGGCGGCGGCGCTGATGACGAGGCGGTCGGTGGCGACGTGGGGGCCGAGTTCGTCGAGGAGGCGGCCCATGTCCTGGGGCTTGACGGCGAGGATGAGGGTGTCGGCGCGCTTGGCGGCCTCGGCGTTGGTGACGGTCTCGACGCCGTAGCGGTCGCGGAGTTCCTGGGCGCGCTCGCTGCGGCGGGTGGTGACGAGGAGGTGCGCGGGGTGCCAGCCGGCTCGGATCATGCCGCTGAGGAGGGCTTCACCGATCTTGCCGGTGCCGAGGACTGCGACGGTCTGGGTCATGGCTCTGTTCACCTCGCCGGAGGGGGTACGTGTCGTCATCCTCGCACCGGCGGGGCGGCCGGTGCGCGGGGTGTCCGAGGGGCGGTCAGGCGGTGCGGCGGCGGAGGGTGGCGGCGCCGAGGGCGAGGACGAGGACGGCGCAGCCCGCGACGACGAGGGCGTCGCGGACGAAGGCGGACGTGACGTCGGGATGGTGGAGGACCTCGTTCATGCCGTCGACGGCGTACGACATGGGCAGGACGTCGGAGATGGCTTCGAGGGCGGGGGCCATCTTGTCCCGCGGGGTGAAGAGGCCGCAGAGGAGGAGCTGGGGAAAGATCACGGCCGGCATGAACTGGACGGCCTGGAACTCGGAGGCGGCGAAGGCGGAGACGAAGAGGCCGAGGGCGGTGCCGAGGAGGGCGTCGAGGAGGGCGACCAGGAGGAGGAGCCAGGGAGAGCCGACGACGTCGAGGCCGAGGAACCAGACGGCGAGGCCGGTGGCGAGGACGGACTGGAGGACGGCGACGAGGCCGAAGGCGAGGGCGTAGCCGGCGATGAGGTCGGCCTTGCCGAGGGGCATGGCGAGGAGGCGTTCCAGGGTGCCGGAGGTGCGTTCGCGCAGGGTGGCGATGGAGGTCACCAGGAACATGGTGATGAGCGGGAAGATGCCGAGGAGCGAGGCGCCGATGCTGTCGAAGGTCTGCGGGCTGCCGTCGAAGACGTAGCGGAGCAGGAAGAGCATCACGCAGGGCACCAGCAGCATCAGGGCGATCGAGCGGGGGTCGTGGCGGAGCTGGCGCAGGACGCGGGCGGCGGTGGCGAGGGTGCGGGAGGTCGTCATGGGCGGGTCTCCTGGTGGGCGGCGCGGGCCGCGGCGGCGTCGACCAGGTGGAGGAAGGCCTCTTCGACGGTGGTGGTGCCGCTCTGCTCGCGGAGGGTGTCGGGGGTGCCTTCGGCGAGGATCTCGCCCTCGCGCATGAGGAGGAGTCGGTGGCAGCGCTCGGCCTCGTCCATGACGTGGGAGGAGACGAGGAGGGTGGTGCCCCGGTCGGCGGCGAGGCGGTGGAAGAGGTCCCACAGGTCGCGGCGGAGGACGGGGTCGAGGCCGACGGTGGGTTCGTCGAGGACGAGCAGGTCGGGGGTGCCGAGGAGGGCGACGGCGAGGGAGACGCGGCTGCGCTGGCCGCCGGAGAGGCGTCCGGCGAGGGCGTCGGCGTGGTCGGGGAGGTCGACGTCGGCGAGGGCGTGGTCGACGGCGGCGCGGCGGGCGGGGCGGTGGGCGCGGCCGGGGAGGAGGACGGAGGCGAAGTAGTCGAGGTTCTGCCGGACGGTGAGGTCGTCGTAGACGGAGGGGGCCTGGGTGACGTAGCCGATGCGGGGGCGGAGGCCGGGGTGTCCCGCGGGGCTGCCGAGGACGGTGAGGGTGCCGGTGACCTTGGCCTGGGTGCCGACGATCGCGCGCATGAGGGTGGTCTTGCCGCAGCCGGAGGGGCCGAGGAGGCCGGTGACGCGGCCGGCGGGGACGGTGAAGCCGAGGCCGCGCAGGACGGTGCGGTCGCCGCGTACGGCGGTGAGGTCCCGGGCGGTGATCGCGGGTTTCCGGTCGGGGGGTTCGGGCTCCCCCGCGCTGTAATTCATCATGTGATGAATAGTGGGGACGGAGAAGCCCCCGCGTCAAGGATCGCGGGGGCTCGGACGGGCCGGGTCCGGACGCGCCGGGCCGTTCCTCAGGGGCGCTTGGGCTTCTTGCGGGCGGCCGGGTTGCCGGTGCGGGCGCCCCGCCGCTTCTCGTGGCGGGCGCGGGCCGTCTCGTACTCGGCGCGGCGGAGCTTCTCGCCGGGGGCCTCCAGGAGACAGCGGAGGGCGTAGGCGAGGAGCACGCCGATGAAGCCGATGGCCTTGAGGCTCTTGAGGGAGTCCTCGCGGGCCTGGTCGGCGGGGCGCCGGCCGAAGCCCTCCCAGGTCTTGGCGAAGGCGATCGCCGAGCAGATCGCGAACATCAGGATGACCAGCGTGTTCACCAGCCCGCCGACGTCCGCGACCTGGAGCCCCTGGTAGGCGAAGCGGAGGACGAAGGCGCCCGCGGCGGCCGCGGCGAGCGCGCCGACCGCGAGGCCGGCGCGCCGCAGGCCGTAGTGGGCGCTGTGGTCGACCCAGGTCGTCCCGAAGAAACGGATCTCCTCGGGCTGGGGTCCGCTCGTGCCGGTTCCGGGGGTCTGCTTGTCCTCGCTCACGAGGTCGATTATCCCCGGTGGGGCGCCGAAGCGGCCGAGGCGAAGGTCCTCAGGCGCAGCGCGGCGCGACGTAGTCGTCGCTGCCGGTCTTCACGTAGGCGTCGGAGACGTACTGCCCCGGGGCGATGCTGTCCCAGATGCGGGTGGTGCCGTACGGGCCGGAGACCCACTCGCCGGGCTTCTGGCAGTAGATCGGGACGGTCACGCCCTCGGCGAGCACCCGGACCACCGGGTACTGGGTGCTCGGACCGGAGCGGACGTTGACCCGGTAGCCCGGCGCGACCGGGTAGTACTTCACCGTCATGACTGTTCTCCCCCTGGCTTCACTCTGTGCGACGCGCGCAGGCTAGCAAGCTCCTCCGACATCGCGAGGGCCATCGACTAGGCTCCTCGCGTCGCGCACGCGCGCGTGGACGGACGCGGAACCACACGGGGGTGGGAGATGCCGCCGTTGAGCAGTACCGACGCGGGACGGAACGCCGAGGGTCCTGAGTACGCCGGGGAGTACCGGCTGCAGGCGGTGCTCGGCGCGGGCGGAATGGGCGTCGTCCATCTGGCCTCCTCTCCCTCCGGGCTGCGGCTCGCCGTGAAGGTGGTGCACGCGCGCTACGCGGAGGATCCCGACTTCCGGGCCCGCTTCCGGCAGGAGGTGGCCGCCGCCCGCCGGGTCAGCGGCGCCTTCACCGCGCCCGTCGTGGACGCCGACCCGGACGCCGAGCGGCCCTGGATGGCCACCCTCTACGTCCCCGGCCCGACCCTCGCCGACCAGGTCCGCCAGCGCGGCCCGCTCTCCCCCGCCGAACTGCGCCGGCTGACCGCCGGGCTCGCCGAGGCGCTGCGCGACATCCACCGCGCCGGAGTGGTGCACCGGGACCTCAAGCCCAGCAACGTGCTCCTCACCGACTCCGGGCCCAAGGTCATCGACTTCGGGATCTCCCGGCCCGTCGACAGCGACCTGCACACCGAGACCGGGAAGCTGATCGGCTCGCCGCCGTTCATGGCGCCCGAGCAGTTCCAGCGGCCGCGCGAGGTCGGGCCGTCCGCCGACGTCTTCGCGCTCGGCTCGGTGCTGGTGCACGCGGCGACCGGGCACGGCCCCTTCGACTCGGACAGCCCGTACATCGTGGCCTACCAGGTGGTCCACGACGAGCCGGACCTGTCCGGCGTGCCCGCCGAGCTCGCGCCGCTGGTCGCGCGCTGCCTCGCCAAGGAGGCGGCCGACCGGCCGACGCCCGCCGAGATCATGGCTGCCCTGCTGCCGCCCTCGTACGAGGCCGAGGCGTTCATACCGGCCCAGCGGCGGCGGCCCGCGCTGCCCGCCGACCCCTTCGCGCCGGACGGGCGCACCGGCGGCCCCGCCGGGACCCGGGCCGCCGACCTCGCCCGGGGCGACACCACGACCCGGGACGCCGTGCCCGCCCCGCCCGCGCGACGGCGGCGCCACCGGCTCGCCCCGCGGCTCACGGTCTCCGCCGCGGTCGTGCTCGTCCTCGCCGGGGCCGGGGCGTACGCGGCGCTGCGCCCGCCGGCCCGGCCCGCGGTCGAGGGGCCCGCCCACCCCGCCGAGGTGGCGACCTCCTTCGACGGCTGGGTCACCCGGCTCCAGGAGTACGGCGGCTCCGCCGCGCCCGCCTGCGCCCACGAGGCCGGCTCGCTCTACTGCGCCGCGCGGGGCGTGGCGCTCGCCCGCCTCGACCCGCGCACCGGCGAGGTCCTGTGGAAGCGGACCGGGCCGGTCGACCCGGAGATGCCGGACGCGCCCGTGCCGCTGGCCGGCGGGCCGGACCCGCTGGTCGGCGCCGCGCCGAAGGCCGGTCCGCTGCGCGCGTACGAGGTCGGGGAGGGGACGCCCGGCTGGACCGCGCGCGCGGACGTGCCCGAGACGTACCGGCCGGCCGGGCCGGTGGTGGTCCTCTCCGACGGACGCGGCGCGCTGCGGGCGGTGGACGCGCGGACCGGGTCCCGGCGGTGGGCGCACCGGCTGGCCGGGTTCGACGCGCCGGTGCTCGGCGCCTACGACGCGCCGACGGGGCTGCTCACCGTCTCCGAGACGGCGGCGGACGGGCGGAGCAGCCGGATCGCGGCCCTGCTGCCGGAGACCGGCGAGATCGTGTGGAGCCGGGTGGTGACCGGGGACGCCGCCCCGGTGGGCCGGACCGGCGACGGGACGCTGGTCCTCGCCACCCGCTACCAGGGCCACCTGGTCGACGGGCTCGTGCTGCTCGCGCCGGGCGATCCCGGCGACCCGGGCAGCGGCCCCGACGCCGGTGCGGAGCGCCGGGTCGGGATCCAGGAGCGGATGCAGCTCAGCGGCATCGCCGTGCGGGGCCGGGTCGTGTACCTGCTCTCCATGGACGGGCGGCTGCTCGCCCTGGACACGGCGGTGGAGAAGGGCGGTCGGCTGTGGGAGCTGGAGACGGGGGCCTCGAACGTCTCCGTGCCGGTCCTGGGCCCCGACGAGCGCCTCTATCTGTCGGCGGCGGACGGGCGGCTGTTCGCGGTGGACACCGCGCGCGGCGCGGTCGTCGGGCAGACCCGGCCGCGGCTGCGGAA
The Streptomyces roseofulvus genome window above contains:
- a CDS encoding serine/threonine-protein kinase; translated protein: MPPLSSTDAGRNAEGPEYAGEYRLQAVLGAGGMGVVHLASSPSGLRLAVKVVHARYAEDPDFRARFRQEVAAARRVSGAFTAPVVDADPDAERPWMATLYVPGPTLADQVRQRGPLSPAELRRLTAGLAEALRDIHRAGVVHRDLKPSNVLLTDSGPKVIDFGISRPVDSDLHTETGKLIGSPPFMAPEQFQRPREVGPSADVFALGSVLVHAATGHGPFDSDSPYIVAYQVVHDEPDLSGVPAELAPLVARCLAKEAADRPTPAEIMAALLPPSYEAEAFIPAQRRRPALPADPFAPDGRTGGPAGTRAADLARGDTTTRDAVPAPPARRRRHRLAPRLTVSAAVVLVLAGAGAYAALRPPARPAVEGPAHPAEVATSFDGWVTRLQEYGGSAAPACAHEAGSLYCAARGVALARLDPRTGEVLWKRTGPVDPEMPDAPVPLAGGPDPLVGAAPKAGPLRAYEVGEGTPGWTARADVPETYRPAGPVVVLSDGRGALRAVDARTGSRRWAHRLAGFDAPVLGAYDAPTGLLTVSETAADGRSSRIAALLPETGEIVWSRVVTGDAAPVGRTGDGTLVLATRYQGHLVDGLVLLAPGDPGDPGSGPDAGAERRVGIQERMQLSGIAVRGRVVYLLSMDGRLLALDTAVEKGGRLWELETGASNVSVPVLGPDERLYLSAADGRLFAVDTARGAVVGQTRPRLRNGRLGYATQVPAPLVSGDRVFGTAPDGSVFAVDARVAESW
- a CDS encoding GlxA family transcriptional regulator, producing the protein MAAPQRIALLSFPGIRAFDVSVVTEVWGTDRTTRGVPAFDLRRTAADPTTPIPIRGGLSLTPDRPLDWLDTLTPTDLVLVPGIEDPDADVPAPVLDALRSAHDHGVPVASLCAGAFVLARAGLLDGRRAVTHWRLADTLAARHPRIRVEPEALYIEDTGIWTSAGTAAGIDLCLHLVRTAHGAEVAATVARSMVTAPFRTGTQAQFIERPTPRADRDEDALAAVRAHALAHLDQPHTVASLAAHAGMSPRSFARHFQATTGTTPLHWLIAQRVAAAQKLLELTDHPLPEVARRAGFGSEVTMRQHFASHLATSPRDYRGAFRHTAGNSPIAR
- a CDS encoding cysteine hydrolase family protein is translated as MEIEENAALIVIDVQKGFEYEFWGRRDNPEAEKNMAALIDRWQETGRPVVFVRHDSPREGSPLMPGTEGNAFKDFVEERRGRGAGPEVLVTKTVNSAFYGEPDLDAWLRGAGIGQVVIVGIQTNMCNETTARMGGNLGYDVVFPLDAMHTFDLAGPFGWTRTAEELTRATAVSLHGGKFARVVTTEDVLKGTAA
- a CDS encoding ABC transporter ATP-binding protein, which gives rise to MMNYSAGEPEPPDRKPAITARDLTAVRGDRTVLRGLGFTVPAGRVTGLLGPSGCGKTTLMRAIVGTQAKVTGTLTVLGSPAGHPGLRPRIGYVTQAPSVYDDLTVRQNLDYFASVLLPGRAHRPARRAAVDHALADVDLPDHADALAGRLSGGQRSRVSLAVALLGTPDLLVLDEPTVGLDPVLRRDLWDLFHRLAADRGTTLLVSSHVMDEAERCHRLLLMREGEILAEGTPDTLREQSGTTTVEEAFLHLVDAAAARAAHQETRP
- a CDS encoding SH3 domain-containing protein, whose translation is MTVKYYPVAPGYRVNVRSGPSTQYPVVRVLAEGVTVPIYCQKPGEWVSGPYGTTRIWDSIAPGQYVSDAYVKTGSDDYVAPRCA
- a CDS encoding ABC transporter permease; this encodes MTTSRTLATAARVLRQLRHDPRSIALMLLVPCVMLFLLRYVFDGSPQTFDSIGASLLGIFPLITMFLVTSIATLRERTSGTLERLLAMPLGKADLIAGYALAFGLVAVLQSVLATGLAVWFLGLDVVGSPWLLLLVALLDALLGTALGLFVSAFAASEFQAVQFMPAVIFPQLLLCGLFTPRDKMAPALEAISDVLPMSYAVDGMNEVLHHPDVTSAFVRDALVVAGCAVLVLALGAATLRRRTA
- the proC gene encoding pyrroline-5-carboxylate reductase, with amino-acid sequence MTQTVAVLGTGKIGEALLSGMIRAGWHPAHLLVTTRRSERAQELRDRYGVETVTNAEAAKRADTLILAVKPQDMGRLLDELGPHVATDRLVISAAAGIPTSFIEERLSPGTPVVRVMPNTPVLVDEGMSVISGGSHATPEHLAHTEEIFGGVGKTLRVPESQQDAATALSGSGPAYFYFLVEAMTDAGILLGLPRAQAHDLIVQAAIGAAVMLRDSGEHPVKLREAVTSPAGTTISAIRELENHGVRAALIAALEAARDRSRELASGNG